GGTCGAACAGCCGCTCACGTTCTCGTGGGTGCTGAACGGGAATGACTACGCCCTGAAAGGCGATGCAATTCCCTGCACGCGCGTGACGGAAGACGGCATCTCGCCTGCGGAGCCCCTAGCCGCCGGGTCCTCAAACACCGTGACGCTCGAGCCTCTAGCCGTCACGGCGTTTCTCTTGGCCCCCTCGCCTTGAAGAAGGGTCAACGCACGCGCTCGGCTGTGTGATACAGCAGCCTCAGTAATCGAGTCCGAAAAGCGGACCGAAAACAATCAGAATAATGTAGAGCGGCCATAACAGGGCCCGCACGATGCTGTTGTCAAATAGCTGGAGAAAATTCATAAGGCGTCCTCCCTTACCTTGTTCAATCGAGCATACCAGAAGTGGTGGGTGCTCAGCTACCATGAGGGTTCATGATGCCCTGTCCCCTGCTCTTCGCGGGAAAATGACTGAAAACGGCTCGCAACTCGTTTGCCAACCAAGCTCTGACGGTCCGACGCATGAAATGCATGTTCAACAGGCTCCACTGTGGACGGCTTCTGTAAGTGTTTCCGTCGCTTGCCCTTAAACCACGTGAGCCCGGCTCAACCCCGCTGCCGTACGGCGCAAACCCATCCTGGATACTGGACTTACGGGCGGGAACATGATAAACTACGCCCACGCCGTACGTGGTCTTTTGCCAGGGACGCGGAAGGAGAGAAAGGGTGGCATTGTCGCTTAAACTTGCGGTCGAGGCCGGTCCCCATGACCGTTCCTTCTGCCCTGTAACCATAAGTTTACCAATGAGTTATGCAGGATTCGGGGGCGTGCTCCTGCAAGATATGGAATCCAAGAAAACGATTCCTTGTCAAGTGGCGCGTAGCGGCAAAGAAACCACGCTAACTTGGCTCGTGACGGGTCTGAAAGCAGGCAAAATCCAGAAACTCGCTGTAAAACCGCTTCCCCGGACGCAGATGCAGGCCAAGAACAAAGTTATTCTGGAAGACGAGCCCCGCGAGGGAAAAGTGACTGTGTCGGTCCTGGGCAGTCTTTTTACGGCTTACAACTACGGCCTCAATTGGGTCCGGCCGTTTCTGTATCCGGTGCTCGGGCCCGGCGGGGCCCAGGTCACCCGGAATTGGCCCATCTCGGACCATGTGAAAAACGAGAAAAGGGATCATCCTCATCACAAATCCATCTGGGTCGCTTATGGCGAGTGTGGCGCCAGCAAGGTGGACAATTGGGCTGAGCAGCCCGGTCACGGATGGCAACGGCACGTGGCGTTTCTCAAGAAAGCGTCTGGCCCGGTATTTGGCCAGATTGTTGCGAAGAACGATTGGTGCACTCACAAAGAAAGGAAACAATTCGAGGAAATCCGCGATATGCGGTTCTATGCTCTCCCTGGGGGCGTTCGTCTATTCGATATCCGTGTCACGTTCCGCATGACCGAAGGCCCGATTACCTTCTATGACACGAAGGAAGGGGGGCTTGTTTCCGTGCGCGTTGCCAGTTCCATGGATGTTCCATGCACGGGCAAGATCGAAAACGGGTACGGCGGCATCAACGAAATGGAAACGTGGGGGAA
Above is a window of Candidatus Hydrogenedentota bacterium DNA encoding:
- a CDS encoding PmoA family protein, encoding MSYAGFGGVLLQDMESKKTIPCQVARSGKETTLTWLVTGLKAGKIQKLAVKPLPRTQMQAKNKVILEDEPREGKVTVSVLGSLFTAYNYGLNWVRPFLYPVLGPGGAQVTRNWPISDHVKNEKRDHPHHKSIWVAYGECGASKVDNWAEQPGHGWQRHVAFLKKASGPVFGQIVAKNDWCTHKERKQFEEIRDMRFYALPGGVRLFDIRVTFRMTEGPITFYDTKEGGLVSVRVASSMDVPCTGKIENGYGGINEMETWGKSAPWCDYSGIADGKHVGIAIMDHETNPRYPTGWHVRDYGLMTANCFAWKHYRPEAKLRGDMRFPKGSRTTWTYRLYIHPGDAAQGKVKDRFLDFIAPPRVSVA